The Schizosaccharomyces pombe strain 972h- genome assembly, chromosome: I genome contains a region encoding:
- a CDS encoding nicotinamide-nucleotide adenylyltransferase, with the protein MDQAKKYANLLDSFRSSTEDILLLERLEVSDKPIYVLDSSFNPPHFAHLGMCLSIPKGSQLLLLLSITNADKPVAPAAFNERILMMEKLKTLIHNCTVSVAICKHALFVDKCRSISNKLGPREQVYLVGFDTLIRILDCKYYKEKAMQQVLQPFFSCSQILCFSREVDGTTTDDQAQYLEKIKKSLLPNIPSQWSEKIKLTKLKGNVGFGVSSTRARQAIISGDEETQRKIIPQEILNVIKVIQPYRHR; encoded by the exons ATGGATCaagctaaaaaatatgcCAATTTGTTAGACAGTTTTCGATCATCAACGGAAGATATTTTACTGCTCGAAAGACTTGAAGTTAGTGATAAACCGATATATG TGCTTGACAGCTCTTTCAATCCTCCCCATTTTGCCCATCTGGGCATGTGCTTATCAATTCCTAAAGGTAGTCAACTTTTGTTATTGTTAAGTATTACAAATGCTGACAAGCCTGTTGCACCTGCGGCTTTCAATGAGCGAATTTTGATGatggaaaaattaaaaacactAATCCATAATTGCACTGTTTCCGTCGCTATTTGCAAGCACGCATTATTCGTCGACAAGTGTCGTAGTAtatcaaataaattggGGCCTCGAGAACAAGTATACTTAGTAGGTTTTGACACCTTAATAAGGATATTAGATTGCAAGTACTATAAAGAAAAGGCAATGCAACAAGTATTacaaccttttttttcctgtTCTCAAattctttgcttttcaagAGAAGTAGATGGTACTACCACGGATGACCAAGCGCAATATCTTGAGAAAATCAAGAAATCTCTTTTGCCAAACATTCCAAGTCAATGGTcggaaaaaattaaacttACTAAATTAAAAGGGAATGTCGGTTTTGGTGTCAGCAGTACGAGAGCACGACAAGCGATCATCTCTGGAGACGAAGAAACCCAACGTAAAATCATACCTCAAGAGATTTTAAATGTCATCAAGGTAATCCAACCGTACCGCCATCGCTAA
- a CDS encoding DDL60-like DEAD/DEAH box helicase  (DEAD/DEAH box helicase, human DDL60 and DDL60L ortholog, implicated in mRNA degradation), which produces MSEEIAKLTTVQNYRLVDLIGDFAGEELFLIDGDSLIFHILAKDSQFLAKNGVQILYAIYLLEKELARFKSARLNFCIVFFKNWEALYSQYDGILHASLLLFRRVAIRHLRKHVPVYVFKSLGDSQWSIFIAKHRPYGFMVLDSNQNTKEGGLVISDEQVMVFKSFIFFALSDGVPVALLGSYQFVDNKILVCILPSFFTRSSESVENASNLISDYLKKFGKPRQSIELPDIAVDACPSNASRIQTLSAAWLLLNEKSDLNVDLCKILIILTCMLEELSLNDRFQPAFPLYEDPAIQKFIISYLNATNTILQLLDSKVDGFHDIFDGRLFIRLVVDAALGEFCIPDICRESALSLWKLILDIAPDAGDLFDFPSLSSISKDLCVPIETPVSEIDISLTAYNDPVISPYYDTEEWNLEQREEPGIETVLDFSKLRINDKTMTSKRFDDLSATRKTGDNTKDRKQANKVRRQDQFFISHIQKYASSLTGAKGGQLKRQTIFTQGPNSTKESKQAVKEETSVKNSPKGKNTKNGKAEKEKPGKKSKAPKLSKAEQIRAEIAARKVEKEENKNEVIWNETKNDLGRIKDLNLRAGRLAQLLNTRTYDPYIENEMRLYRIRVLLSLWTACCVTDEGKEKNIKIAVEIFREISIVYPNPITKQVKAALDETLTALGFENVIRKMKKLESKPLSFPFVLPDLEDEEFDLEVPYTSPTFQLLHFGEYMERSMGSAPDSRVAFDPDEWQRETLDILDRDESVFVVAPTSSGKTFISFYAMEKVLRDNDDGVVIYVAPTKALVNQLSAEVYARFNKHYPHAGQTVWSVYTRDYRINNPTNCQVLITVPHVLQSMLLQPALANAWCPKIRRIIFDEIHCIGQMEDGLVEEQLLLLAPCPIVALSATVGNPQEFQVWLSALQRAHSYPIHLIVHEHRYSDLRKFVYGGAKEFNGLQEEGDLGQIAFIHPAAAMSFSDGSTTNLAFEPRDCLQLYYAMKLVSKGDFKISRKLDPDRYFEDIPFIKKVDAVGYEKKIKATIDTWASLPNAFAPNSPFQALIKHFCSEPQKVVNSQLELHNSAYSLDAISQNLLPMLKDLHSKELLPAICFNYDRQECEYLAEIVFKTLVEKEREWRENSEEWKEKMREYKKWQSTANQRAKQMEKFEKSATEKQKEQALKEAGDISWIEFFDPEEPSPEFSFAGAKSTYGKEELYRDLEALRRRQAVPEWYVDALYRGIGIHHSGLNRRYRQIVEVLFRCGQLTVVIATRTLSLGINMPCRTVVFLGDSLQLNALNFHQAAGRAGRRGFDLLGHVGFLGVPLHKIYRLLTTKLWDIQGQFPLTTSLVLQLSQLISGSQAGPFARDTIHALMDEPKFMANGSILSNQVNHHLRFVIEYLRREGLLDVYGNPINLASLTMHLYYTEPSNYAFMNLLKAGVFHKIAEKFATEKFEAMRDTVVILCHLFGRIRMNEQYVMTLEGSTDLAQSTVVLPPLPTEIADVLDAHDQRVLDLYKTYAWYYQKHGNIGVAANKLPLSNTTIEGSAKLPSSLSVGVMSEFCGLAGYNESMVGTTSSFLDKVPDGIFLKTSRLPIFEANKAPYNAYLLDFFTHGSVDMLIEQNNLKQSEIWFVLNDFSLVLATICSCLGNLLNLVTDEDIENAMSALEGSNAVQATTESEATGADWMQNMNGNYSTTLASPELEEKMDMNLFKVYCMFLEVRNQFDAKFRKMWA; this is translated from the coding sequence ATGAGCGAGGAGATAGCCAAATTAACGACGGTTCAGAACTATCGTCTAGTAGACTTAATCGGTGATTTTGCTGGAGAGGAACTTTTTCTTATCGATGGAGATTCCTTGATTTTCCATATTTTGGCAAAAGATTCTCAATTTTTAGCCAAGAATGGtgttcaaattttatatgcTATTTACCTTTTGGAGAAGGAATTAGCGCGATTTAAGAGTGCTAGactaaatttttgtatagtattctttaaaaattgggAAGCTTTATACTCCCAATACGATGGGATTTTGCATGCGTCGTTACTCCTCTTTCGTAGAGTGGCTATCCGCCATCTTCGCAAGCATGTCCCTGTAtatgttttcaaatctttAGGAGATTCTCAATGGAGCATATTTATTGCAAAGCATCGTCCATATGGATTTATGGTTCTTGATAGCAACCAAAATACAAAGGAAGGGGGTTTAGTTATATCAGATGAGCAAGTGATGGTatttaaatcattcattttctttgctCTTTCTGATGGTGTACCTGTCGCTCTTTTGGGCTCTTACCAATTTGTAGACAATAAAATCTTAGTCTGTATATTGCCTTCATTCTTTACACGATCCAGTGAATCTGTTGAAAACGCTTCTAATCTCATCTCtgattatttaaagaagtttGGCAAGCCTCGTCAGTCTATTGAACTACCCGATATTGCTGTCGATGCTTGTCCTTCAAACGCGTCACGCATCCAAACCCTTTCTGCAGCGTGGTTGCtgttgaatgaaaaatcaGATCTTAATGTCGATCTCTGCAAAATTCTCATCATCTTAACCTGCATGCTTGAAGAATTAAGCTTGAACGATCGCTTCCAACCTGCCTTCCCTCTTTATGAGGATCCTGCAATTcagaaatttattattagcTATCTGAATGCTACAAATACAATCCTTCAGCTGTTGGATTCCAAAGTAGATGGATTCCATGATATTTTCGACGGTCGCCTCTTTATCCGACTTGTTGTTGATGCTGCGTTGGGCGAATTTTGTATTCCTGATATTTGTCGAGAATCCGCTCTTTCTTTATGGAAGCTTATTTTAGATATTGCTCCCGATGCAGGTGACTTGTTTGATTTTCCTAGcctttcttcaatttccaaGGATCTGTGTGTACCCATTGAAACTCCTGTAAGCGAAATTGATATATCTTTGACTGCCTACAATGATCCCGTTATCTCCCCTTATTATGATACAGAGGAGTGGAATCTTGAACAAAGGGAGGAACCTGGCATTGAAACTGTTTTGGACTTCTCAAAACTTCGAATCAATGACAAAACCATGACATCCAAGCGCTTCGATGATTTGAGTGCCACTCGCAAAACCGGTGATAATACTAAAGACCGCAAACAGGCGAATAAAGTACGTAGACAAGATCAGTTCTTTATTAGtcatattcaaaaatatgcAAGCTCTTTGACTGGTGCTAAAGGTGGTCAACTGAAACGTCAAACCATTTTTACGCAAGGCCCCAACTCTACAAAGGAGTCAAAGCAGGCAGtcaaagaagaaactaGTGTCAAAAATTCACCTAAAGGGAAAAACACGAAAAACGGTAAGGCTGAGAAGGAAAAGCCTGGAAAAAAGAGTAAAGCTCCTAAATTATCCAAAGCCGAGCAAATTCGCGCTGAAATTGCAGCACGAAAAGTTgagaaagaagagaatAAAAACGAGGTTATTTGGAATGAAACTAAAAATGATTTGGGTCGtattaaagatttaaacCTTCGTGCTGGCCGTCTTGCTCAGCTTTTGAATACAAGAACGTATGACCCGTATATCGAGAACGAAATGCGTCTATATCGCATTCGTGTATTACTTTCTTTATGGACCGCGTGCTGTGTAACCGATGAaggaaaagagaagaaCATTAAGATTGCTGTCGAAATTTTCCGCGAAATAAGTATCGTTTATCCAAATCCTATTACGAAGCAAGTGAAAGCAGCTCTGGACGAAACACTTACTGCGTTAGGATTTGAAAACGtaattagaaaaatgaaaaaattagagTCGAAGCCTCTTTCGTTTCCATTTGTGTTACCTGATTTGGAGGATGAAGAATTTGACCTTGAGGTTCCCTATACTTCTCCTACGTTCCAACTTCTCCATTTTGGTGAATACATGGAGAGGTCGATGGGTAGTGCTCCTGATAGCCGTGTTGCATTCGATCCGGATGAATGGCAACGTGAAACTCTTGACATACTGGATCGCGATGAGTCTGTATTTGTTGTAGCTCCAACATCTTCTGGTAAAACCTTTATTTCGTTTTATGCGatggaaaaagttttacGTGACAATGATGATGGAGTCGTTATTTATGTTGCACCTACTAAAGCATTAGTCAATCAACTTTCTGCGGAAGTTTATGCTCGTTTCAACAAGCATTATCCTCATGCTGGTCAAACTGTTTGGTCTGTTTATACTCGTGACTACCGTATTAATAACCCCACAAATTGTCAAGTTCTTATTACTGTTCCCCACGTGCTTCAAAGCATGTTGTTGCAACCAGCTTTGGCCAATGCATGGTGCCCTAAGATTAGGCGCAtcatttttgatgaaattcaCTGTATTGGTCAAATGGAAGATGGACTAGTTGAAGAACAGCTATTGTTATTAGCTCCTTGTCCCATTGTTGCCCTATCAGCTACGGTCGGTAACCCACAGGAATTTCAAGTATGGCTTTCTGCTTTGCAAAGGGCTCACTCTTATCCAATTCATTTGATTGTTCATGAGCATCGTTATTCTGATCTTCGTAAGTTTGTATATGGAGGTGCCAAGGAATTTAATGGTTTGCAAGAAGAAGGCGACCTCGGACAAATTGCATTTATTCATCCTGCTGCCGCCATGTCTTTCTCTGATGGATCTACAACGAATCTTGCATTCGAACCACGCGATTGCTTACAGCTGTACTATGCAATGAAGTTAGTTTCCAAGGGtgatttcaaaattagtaGAAAGCTTGATCCTGACAGGTACTTTGAGGACATCCCCTTTATTAAGAAGGTTGATGCCGTCGGTTACGAGAAGAAGATTAAGGCTACAATTGACACTTGGGCGTCTTTGCCTAATGCCTTTGCCCCTAACTCACCATTCCAAGCTCTTATTAAGCACTTTTGTAGTGAGCCACAAAAGGTTGTTAATAGTCAATTAGAACTGCATAACTCTGCCTATTCTTTAGATGCCATATCCCAAAACCTTTTGCCAATGTTAAAGGATCTTCATAGTAAGGAGCTACTTCCTGCTATCTGTTTTAACTATGATCGTCAGGAATGTGAATACCTTGCTGAAATCGTTTTTAAGACATTGGTTGAGAAGGAGAGAGAGTGGCGTGAAAATTCCGAGGAGtggaaagagaaaatgcgtgaatataaaaaatggcAATCCACTGCTAACCAAAGAGCCAAACAGAtggaaaaatttgagaagAGTGCTACtgagaaacaaaaagaacaaGCGTTAAAAGAAGCCGGTGATATCAGTTGGATTGAGTTTTTCGACCCTGAGGAGCCTTCTCCCgagttttcttttgctgGTGCGAAGTCAACCTATGGTAAAGAAGAACTTTATCGAGATTTAGAAGCCTTGCGTAGACGTCAAGCTGTTCCTGAATGGTATGTTGATGCTTTATACCGTGGTATTGGTATTCATCATTCTGGTCTTAACAGACGTTACCGTCAAATCGTCGAAGTTTTGTTTAGATGTGGTCAGCTTACAGTTGTAATTGCTACTCGTACACTCTCTCTTGGTATCAACATGCCATGCCGAACTGTGGTATTTTTGGGAGATAGTTTACAGCTTAACGCCTTGAATTTCCATCAAGCCGCTGGTCGTGCTGGTCGTCGTGGTTTTGATCTTCTAGGTCATGTCGGTTTCTTGGGCGTACCTTTGCACAAAATCTATCGTCTTTTGACTACAAAGCTATGGGATATCCAGGGTCAATTTCCTCTTACTACTTCTTTGGTTTTGCAGCTATCTCAGCTTATTTCTGGGTCTCAAGCAGGCCCTTTTGCCCGTGATACCATTCATGCGCTCATGGACGAGCCAAAATTTATGGCTAATGGATCCATTTTGAGCAATCAAGTTAACCATCATCTTCGCTTTGTCATTGAGTACCTTCGTCGTGAAGGACTGTTAGATGTTTATGGTAACCCTATAAATCTTGCTTCACTAACCATGCATTTATATTACACTGAACCAAGCAATTATGCATTCATGAATCTTTTGAAAGCTGGTGTATTCCATAAAATTGCTGAGAAGTTTGCTACTGAGAAATTCGAAGCCATGCGTGACACCGTCGTAATCTTGTGTCATCTTTTTGGTCGTATTCGCATGAACGAGCAATACGTTATGACATTGGAAGGAAGCACGGATCTTGCACAGTCTACAGTTGTTTTACCTCCTCTTCCAACGGAAATTGCCGATGTTTTAGATGCCCATGATCAGCGAGTACTTGACCTTTACAAGACTTACGCTTGGTACTATCAAAAGCATGGTAATATTGGTGTGGCAGCAAATAAGCTTCCATTATCGAATACCACCATTGAGGGTTCAGCCAAATTACCCTCTTCATTATCCGTAGGCGTAATGTCCGAATTTTGTGGGTTAGCAGGATATAACGAGAGCATGGTCGGTACTACCTCAAGCTTCTTGGACAAAGTTCCAGATGGCATTTTCTTGAAGACTTCTAGACTTCCAATATTTGAAGCCAACAAGGCCCCTTATAATGCTTATTTACTCGATTTCTTTACTCATGGAAGTGTCGATATGCTGAttgaacaaaataatttgaagCAGTCTGAAATTTGGTTTGTACTTAATGATTTCAGTTTGGTCCTTGCTACCATCTGCAGTTGCCTTGGCAATCTATTAAATCTCGTAACTGATGaagatattgaaaatgctaTGAGTGCACTTGAAGGCTCCAACGCTGTTCAAGCCACCACTGAAAGCGAGGCCACCGGAGCTGACTGGATGCAAAACATGAATGGTAATTATTCAACTACCTTGGCCTCTCCTGAATTGGAGGAGAAAATGGACATGAATCTTTTCAAGGTATACTGCATGTTTTTGGAAGTACGTAATCAATTTGACGCTAAATTCAGAAAGATGTGGGCATAA
- a CDS encoding electron carrier protein: MFGLTTKRILTLFTKKRQTLVEQKLTEYMIAGEKTDNQMLHFKLQVETATPTLDQLNIMLSNIGKDKSDLLVAGATSIEDALTKYQHDNQLFRRPCLVDWDKGKVSPYSILLQTRDFSKLL; this comes from the coding sequence ATGTTTGGTCTGACCACGAAAAGAATATTGACACTGTTTACCAAAAAGCGACAGACGCTAGTTGAGCAAAAATTAACAGAGTATATGATTGCAGGTGAAAAAACGGATAATCAAATGCTTCATTTTAAATTACAGGTCGAAACAGCTACCCCAACCCTTGACCAATTGAATATCATGCTCTCTAACATTGGTAAAGATAAAAGTGATTTACTTGTCGCAGGTGCTACGTCTATTGAAGATGCTTTGACAAAGTACCAGCATGATAATCAATTGTTTCGACGACCTTGCCTTGTGGATTGGGATAAGGGAAAAGTTAGTCCATATTCCATCCTTCTCCAAACTCGCGACTTTtctaaacttttataa
- the loz1 gene encoding zf-C2H2 type transcription factor has product MSSDNTPSINRRNNENPPQSSLPTTSGIVYNMFPACPYPHVQNPAFHGSVDVPQVAQKAFDPQAATVSESANVSRPTPAPVPPAGNTNTPTTSNSNQNLENNVTSAASMPAILNAAGQLEFSPSTNNALCCCTTVHGHPHMPPNLLAASSARLRLPPISTILGGTFADPTFLAAAAAAAVPHYAHATTGSATDASNTSNGNSNPAAVPAGFLSGYSPLSYAYFVAKANELALANQRQSSEAAEQPSSKNNTSGANPPSSNNQEVTSAPIPAAPIVLPFQQPFYPIVCPGCAQGALPQHIPVPHNTEFAQYQPSSRDLQNHPTVDESRLSSVAPPASNTLNHANGNQAENASESSTSQSNDSQGPANTSYPVSVPLPNDAENNHTLSRNPYIPSLNFKDNMSAELSVVATLASNSAQAHPMGQQSDSNYSDHHNNDKRAHVSRRHSTSRKIAQSHTGSSSTSSAANVRYRCTECLQGFSRPSSLKIHTYSHTGERPFVCDYAGCGKAFNVRSNMRRHQRIHGL; this is encoded by the coding sequence aTGAGCTCAGATAACACTCCTTCAATCAATAGACGTAATAACGAGAACCCTCCTCAATCTTCTCTTCCCACTACTTCTGGAATAGTATATAACATGTTTCCTGCTTGTCCATACCCACATGTGCAGAATCCTGCTTTTCATGGCTCGGTAGATGTTCCACAAGTAGCTCAAAAAGCTTTCGATCCTCAAGCTGCTACTGTTTCGGAATCTGCAAATGTATCTCGTCCAACACCGGCACCAGTTCCTCCTGCAGGTAATACTAACACCCCGACTACTTCAAATTCtaatcaaaatttggaGAACAATGTCACATCAGCCGCAAGCATGCCTGCTATCCTGAATGCTGCCGGTCAGTTAGAGTTTTCTCCTTCTACAAACAACGCACTTTGTTGTTGTACTACTGTTCACGGCCATCCTCATATGCCTCCAAACCTCTTGGCAGCATCAAGCGCTCGACTTAGACTTCCTCCCATTTCTACTATTTTAGGTGGGACATTCGCCGACCCGACTTTCTTggcagcagcagcagctGCTGCCGTCCCGCATTATGCTCACGCGACTACAGGCTCGGCGACTGATGCTTCTAACACTAGTAATGGAAACTCTAATCCGGCTGCTGTTCCTGCTGGATTTTTGTCTGGTTACTCCCCTCTTTCCTATGCATATTTTGTTGCAAAGGCTAACGAACTGGCGCTTGCTAATCAAAGGCAATCTTCTGAAGCTGCAGAGCAGCCTAGTTCCAAGAACAATACCTCAGGCGCAAATCCTCCGTCTTCTAATAATCAAGAAGTTACATCTGCTCCTATTCCTGCCGCTCCCATAGTACTTCCTTTTCAACAGCCATTTTATCCAATTGTATGTCCTGGATGTGCTCAGGGTGCACTGCCCCAGCACATCCCTGTTCCGCATAATACAGAATTTGCACAGTATCAACCCAGCTCCCGAgatcttcaaaatcatcCCACAGTCGATGAATCACGTCTTTCATCGGTTGCTCCTCCTGCAAGTAATACTTTAAATCATGCAAATGGTAATCAAGCCGAAAACGCTTCCGAAAGCTCAACCTCGCAATCAAATGATTCTCAAGGCCCGGCAAACACCTCTTATCCAGTCTCGGTTCCGCTTCCTAATGACGCTGAAAACAATCACACTTTATCCAGAAATCCATATATtccttctttaaatttcaagGATAACATGAGCGCGGAACTTAGTGTTGTTGCTACTTTGGCTAGCAACAGCGCGCAGGCTCATCCAATGGGTCAGCAATCTGATTCAAATTATTCTGATCATCACAACAACGATAAGAGAGCTCATGTATCGCGGCGACATTCAACTTCACGCAAAATTGCACAATCCCATACCGGTTCTTCGTCTACCTCTTCCGCTGCCAACGTTCGATATAGATGTACGGAATGTTTACAAGGATTTTCTAGGCCTTCTAgtctaaaaattcatacATATTCCCATACAGGAGAAAGGCCGTTTGTCTGCGATTACGCTGGATGTGGAAAGGCGTTCAATGTACGCAGTAATATGCGGCGACATCAACGCATTCATGGTTTGTAG
- the ypf1 gene encoding intramembrane aspartyl protease of the perinuclear ER membrane Ypf1, with the protein MEGVILASSALFTVYIGAKWSAQEEEPEEKQLINKRLAVLFPIFGGVTLVLMYLALRYLSKEYIQLILQGYASLASIICFVRSFNPKTTFGKITATMSSIAIALFYFKTKHWMASNILAWALAANSISIMRIDSYNTGALLLGALFFYDIYFVFGTEVMVTVATGIDIPAKYVLPQFKNPTRLSMLGLGDIVMPGLMLALMYRFDLHYYINSTSQPKKHSTYFRNTFIAYGLGLGVTNFALYYFKAAQPALLYLSPACIVAPLLTAWYRDELKTLFSFRSETEDETDEQDKCKST; encoded by the coding sequence ATGGAGGGAGTAATACTTGCTTCGTCAGCTTTATTTACAGTTTATATAGGGGCGAAATGGTCTGCCCAAGAAGAAGAACCTGAAGAAAAACAACTTATTAATAAGCGCTTAGCTGTGCTGTTTCCTATTTTTGGAGGAGTTACGCTTGTTCTGATGTATTTGGCACTTCGATATCTGAGTAAAGAATATATTCAGCTGATACTACAGGGCTACGCAAGCTTAGCATCCATAATATGTTTTGTACGTAGCTTTAATCCAAAAACgacatttggaaaaattacCGCAACCATGAGTTCAATTGCCATTGCATTATTCTACTTTAAAACTAAACATTGGATGGCATCCAATATTTTGGCATGGGCATTAGCTGCTAATTCCATTAGTATTATGAGAATTGATTCGTATAATACTGGTGCGCTTCTCCTTGGTGCCCTTTTCTTCTACGATATCTATTTTGTATTTGGTACCGAAGTCATGGTGACGGTAGCTACTGGAATTGACATTCCAGCTAAGTATGTACTTCCTCAATTCAAAAACCCTACAAGGCTTTCGATGCTTGGTTTGGGTGACATTGTCATGCCTGGATTGATGCTTGCGTTAATGTATCGATTCGATCTTCACTACTATATTAATTCTACCTCCCAGCCTAAGAAGCACTCGACATATTTTCGGAATACCTTTATAGCTTATGGGCTTGGCCTTGGAGTTACAAATTTTGCATTATATTACTTTAAAGCAGCACAGCCAGCTTTGCTTTATCTCAGTCCTGCCTGTATTGTCGCTCCATTACTAACTGCTTGGTATCGTGACGAATTGAAAACACTCTTCTCCTTTCGTAGTGAAACAGAAGATGAAACTGACGAACAAGATAAATGTAAAAGTACTTAA
- a CDS encoding zf-CCHC type zinc finger protein  (zf-CCHC type zinc finger protein, human ZCCHC9 ortholog, implicated in mRNA splicing) encodes MARITNMGKRKRFLEATPYESKVLEQPKNSSNTNEESSSQDNMKASFGSSKRYDERQKKKRSEYRRLRRINQRNRDKFCFACRQQGHIVQDCPEAKDNVSICFRCGSKEHSLNACSKKGPLKFAKCFICHENGHLSGQCEQNPKGLYPKGGCCKFCSSVHHLAKDCDQVNKDDVSFGHVVGVAGTTGADEDVYHEYAKTVAAPTKKRPVKPVKKLVTF; translated from the coding sequence atggcaCGAATAACAAACATGGGTAAAAGGAAACGATTCCTCGAAGCTACGCCATACGAGTCAAAAGTTTTGGAACAACCCAAGAATTCCTCCAATACAAATGAAGAATCATCTTCTCAAGATAATATGAAAGCATCTTTTGGTTCGTCGAAAAGATATGATGAGCGTCAGAAAAAGAAGCGCTCTGAGTATCGAAGACTTCGAAGAATCAACCAAAGAAATAGAGACAAATTTTGCTTTGCCTGCCGGCAACAGGGACACATTGTACAAGACTGCCCAGAGGCTAAGGATAATGTTTCAATATGTTTTCGTTGTGGTAGCAAAGAGCATTCTCTAAATGCCTGCTCTAAAAAAGGACCATTGAAGTTTGCTAAATGCTTCATTTGCCATGAAAATGGTCACTTGTCGGGACAATGTGAACAGAACCCCAAAGGGTTGTACCCCAAAGGTGGTTgttgtaaattttgttcCTCTGTACATCATTTAGCAAAGGATTGTGATCAAGTGAACAAGGATGATGTTTCCTTTGGCCATGTTGTTGGTGTCGCTGGTACCACTGGAGCTGATGAAGACGTATATCATGAATACGCCAAAACGGTTGCAGCGCCTACTAAGAAAAGACCAGTGAAACCTGTGAAAAAGTTGGTTACGTTTTAA
- a CDS encoding uncharacterized protein (Schizosaccharomyces pombe specific protein) — translation MEKCINRYKDILPLNRYSDGSGKCWGLLGCEISSVVGQTGVKRLLLGSITKFVYCSMRLFSLYTIVQYFKSLRCLRNGRTEVRLYTHYKRHLPRSVNSIYLQTNC, via the coding sequence ATGGAAAAATGCATTAACCGTTATAAGGATATATTGCCGTTAAACCGCTATAGCGACGGTAGTGGCAAATGCTGGGGATTACTGGGCTGTGAAATATCGAGTGTAGTAGGACAGACTGGAGTAAAGAGATTATTATTGGGATCAATTACTAAGTTTGTATACTGTTCTATGAGGTTATTTTCATTGTATACTATTGTACAATATTTTAAGTCATTGCGTTGTCTACGAAATGGGCGGACAGAAGTGCGCCTGTATACACATTACAAGAGACATCTTCCCCGTTCAGTGAATTCCATCTATTTACAAACAAATTGTTGA